Part of the bacterium genome, ACGCCACCTACAACGAGCCCGACCAGACGGCGGTCCTGCTCGGGAACGTGAAAATCCTCCGGGGCCGCGACACCCTGGCGGCCGATCGGGCCACGGTGCTCCTTGGGCGGCATACGGCGATTGCGGAAGGTCACGTCGAGGTCGTCGCCTACCCGGAGGGGGCTGCGCCATGACCCGCGTCGTCCGGTTGGCTCCTCCCCGGGGGCTGCTTCGGGTCGATGGCCTCGTCAAGCGCTACGGCCCCCGGTGCGTCGTCGACGACGTGTCGCTCGAGGTCGCCCCCAAGGAGATCGTCGGCCTCTTGGGGCACAACGGCGCCGGGAAGACGACGACGTTCTATATGATCGTCGGACTGGCGCGTCCCGACGCCGGTGAGGTGTGGATCGGGAGCCGGCGGGTCACCGACGAGCCGGTCGACGTCCGGGTTCGCGCCGGCCTCGGCTATCTTGCCCAGGAGCCGTCGGTGTTCCGCCGGCTCACGGTGGAGGAGAACCTCCTGGTCGTGCTCGAGCAGCGGGGGCTTCCATCGGACGTCAGCCGTCAGCGGACGGACCGGCTCCTGGAAGAGTTCGGCCTCGAGGC contains:
- the lptB gene encoding LPS export ABC transporter ATP-binding protein — its product is MTRVVRLAPPRGLLRVDGLVKRYGPRCVVDDVSLEVAPKEIVGLLGHNGAGKTTTFYMIVGLARPDAGEVWIGSRRVTDEPVDVRVRAGLGYLAQEPSVFRRLTVEENLLVVLEQRGLPSDVSRQRTDRLLEEFGLEAVRRQPAWTLSGGERRRVEIARALSLEPTFLLLDEPFTGIDPRSVQELQRTVRYLRERGLGLVITDHNVRETLAITDRVEVIHEGRILLRGK